The Litoribrevibacter albus genome includes a window with the following:
- a CDS encoding M23 family metallopeptidase gives MRRLLWGISIGLLFAFGVQAKESALVEWQGSFKQGALLIGHLTSDEVVSIRTSKRTLIINGERSFGLGLGRDFGPTLDLIFKMKDGREVARQYSVEAREYKIQKVEGVPQRTVTPDPEHLKRIRAEAAKVRKARANSGDMSHYMESFIWPAKGLISGVYGSQRFYNGEPRRPHFGLDIAAPEGSPVIAPASGVVVLAEKDLFFSGGTVVIDHGHGISSSFLHMSKLDVKVGQSIKQGEKVGEIGSTGRATGAHLDWRMNWFDQRVDPRLLMKESVPPKK, from the coding sequence ATGCGTAGGTTGTTGTGGGGAATTTCTATTGGGTTGCTGTTCGCTTTCGGTGTGCAGGCAAAAGAAAGTGCTTTGGTCGAATGGCAGGGGAGCTTCAAGCAAGGGGCTCTGTTGATTGGTCACCTTACCTCAGATGAGGTGGTTTCCATTCGCACTTCCAAAAGAACGTTGATTATTAATGGCGAACGAAGCTTTGGTCTTGGGCTGGGACGCGATTTTGGTCCAACGCTGGATTTGATCTTTAAAATGAAAGATGGGCGTGAAGTTGCTCGTCAGTATTCGGTTGAGGCGAGAGAATACAAGATTCAAAAAGTCGAAGGTGTACCGCAACGGACTGTTACACCAGATCCCGAGCATTTAAAGCGGATTCGGGCGGAAGCTGCCAAGGTTCGTAAGGCTCGTGCTAACTCTGGTGATATGTCGCATTATATGGAATCTTTTATTTGGCCTGCGAAGGGATTAATCAGTGGCGTGTATGGCAGCCAGCGCTTTTATAACGGAGAGCCACGCCGACCTCATTTTGGGTTAGATATTGCAGCGCCGGAAGGGTCTCCGGTGATTGCTCCAGCTTCGGGGGTGGTTGTCCTGGCTGAAAAGGATTTGTTTTTTTCAGGCGGTACGGTCGTAATTGATCATGGGCATGGCATTAGCTCTAGTTTTCTTCATATGAGCAAACTGGATGTAAAGGTTGGGCAATCAATCAAGCAAGGTGAGAAAGTCGGAGAAATTGGATCAACCGGCCGTGCCACAGGCGCACATTTGGATTGGCGAATGAATTGGTTTGATCAGCGAGTGGACCCACGGTTACTAATGAAAGAATCGGTTCCACCTAAAAAATAA
- a CDS encoding acyl-CoA-binding protein has translation MKLFDLIPQKLSDLLPPTLNQDIPAPIDQVAEQVLEVGKLAGYAGIGLAIKTRDYAKNTLNELIEIGEQALGETPTQTTAQEETSSEVPAPQEPAKPSLEELFSDASENIKTLTSKPDNATLGELYALYKQATIGDISGKRPGITKVADRYKFDAWNRKKGMDRDIAKQAYIEKVESLLAS, from the coding sequence ATGAAACTGTTTGATCTTATCCCCCAAAAGTTATCTGATCTGCTACCACCCACCTTAAACCAAGACATTCCTGCGCCTATTGATCAAGTAGCAGAACAAGTCCTAGAGGTCGGAAAATTGGCTGGTTACGCAGGCATTGGTTTAGCCATCAAAACTCGTGATTACGCTAAAAACACGCTTAATGAATTGATTGAGATTGGAGAACAAGCACTCGGCGAAACTCCAACACAGACAACAGCACAAGAAGAAACATCCAGCGAAGTACCTGCACCTCAAGAGCCCGCTAAACCTAGCCTCGAAGAACTATTTTCAGATGCATCAGAAAACATCAAGACCCTGACATCAAAACCGGACAACGCGACATTAGGCGAGCTCTACGCCCTGTATAAGCAAGCCACCATTGGCGATATCTCAGGCAAACGCCCTGGCATCACCAAAGTTGCAGATCGTTATAAGTTTGATGCCTGGAACAGAAAGAAAGGCATGGATAGAGACATTGCCAAGCAGGCATACATTGAAAAAGTCGAATCACTGTTAGCTAGCTGA